From the Leptospira biflexa serovar Patoc strain 'Patoc 1 (Paris)' genome, one window contains:
- a CDS encoding glycosyltransferase — MILHINTSREWRGGEQQLYYLVQGLANYKIPQMVVGQPGSPLETKCKDNGYTFYPIEMRGEWDRKAYKNIRSLCLSNNIKLIHTHTAHAHTLALLAKRNHLKIPLIVSRRVDFKPKNSFFSRWKYQHPANDYYLPVSQKIKEVMMSSKIAPERIITVYSGIDLKRFTKQTPHEYLREEFNIPKKAVVIGNVAALVDHKDQETLISAISKMKTNIDFRLMIVGEGKLEKKLKSQAEGLNLNDKIIFTGYRKDIPALLSLFDIFTLTSKEEGLGTAVLDAMACSLPIVATNGGGIGEMLDHNEGAFVCPVGDSESIALGLDKLVSSEELRNQFGNFNKTSVKRFSVTKTIDKTKLIYYSFLGDSLYGEGK; from the coding sequence TTGATCTTACATATCAACACATCTCGCGAATGGCGCGGTGGCGAACAACAGCTTTATTATCTCGTACAAGGTTTAGCCAATTACAAAATTCCACAAATGGTTGTTGGCCAACCTGGTTCTCCCTTAGAAACAAAATGTAAGGACAATGGGTATACTTTTTATCCCATTGAGATGCGAGGTGAATGGGATAGAAAAGCATATAAGAATATTCGATCTCTCTGTTTATCCAACAATATCAAACTCATCCACACTCACACGGCCCATGCGCATACCCTAGCCTTACTAGCCAAACGAAACCATCTCAAAATCCCGTTGATCGTTTCTAGAAGGGTTGATTTTAAACCCAAAAATAGTTTTTTTTCAAGATGGAAATACCAACACCCAGCTAACGATTATTACCTGCCAGTCTCACAAAAAATCAAAGAAGTGATGATGAGCAGTAAAATTGCACCAGAAAGGATCATCACTGTTTATTCCGGAATTGATTTGAAACGATTCACGAAACAAACTCCGCACGAATACTTACGTGAGGAATTCAACATTCCGAAGAAAGCTGTGGTGATTGGAAATGTGGCGGCACTTGTGGATCACAAAGACCAAGAAACATTGATCTCTGCCATCTCCAAGATGAAAACAAATATTGATTTCCGACTCATGATAGTTGGGGAAGGGAAATTAGAAAAAAAACTAAAAAGCCAAGCGGAAGGTTTAAACCTAAACGATAAAATTATATTTACAGGTTACAGAAAAGACATTCCCGCCTTACTTTCTTTATTCGATATTTTCACACTCACTTCCAAAGAAGAAGGCCTTGGGACAGCAGTACTTGATGCAATGGCCTGTTCCTTACCAATTGTTGCGACCAATGGTGGTGGCATTGGAGAGATGTTAGACCATAATGAAGGTGCGTTTGTATGCCCTGTGGGTGATTCAGAATCCATTGCATTAGGACTTGATAAACTGGTTTCGTCTGAAGAACTACGAAATCAATTTGGTAATTTTAATAAAACATCTGTGAAACGATTTTCAGTTACCAAAACAATCGATAAAACCAAACTCATCTATTATTCCTTTTTAGGTGATTCATTGTATGGAGAAGGGAAATGA
- a CDS encoding DNA gyrase subunit A, with protein MKNEEQYPKRPFEDQVNDDQRKYSRYVCDSRAIPQEIDGLKPVQRRILWAMWNSDARNRHTKTVKVAGLAMGYHPHGDRSIQDALSQMAQDFAFANNYPLVHGEGTFGDVLDPNAIASPRYTEVKLSDFAKDLGFFESLPDIDYVKNYDETEDEPIHFVGKVPVVLLNNIQGIATGFRCFIPAHKLSDVIESQVTYLKTGKPKKITPWYKGYGGEVKLSKNDNGNTVMSTTFGFKKEDGKLYLVDSPMNWNREKVVNYLDDLIERKDNWLKDYVDHSSQTFKIELIAKKGEEPSEKEIKELFTKENNEVLTINVITHEGKLRNFGPEEIIKRFCDFRKTHLIRRFKRLAGLEKEKIDRNSELIRFIKERWNEKVTGIKSKKEFEDKLKAAKFVYFEWLSSIPVYRMTLEEVRKCEDAIVEAKTKYTEYTTLQKDDKKLTGFMTDELDELKKKWDPK; from the coding sequence ATGAAGAACGAAGAACAGTATCCGAAACGCCCCTTTGAAGACCAAGTAAACGACGACCAAAGGAAATACTCCCGATATGTGTGCGATTCGAGAGCCATACCGCAAGAAATTGATGGCCTAAAGCCTGTTCAGCGACGAATTCTATGGGCTATGTGGAATTCAGATGCAAGAAACCGTCATACAAAAACAGTAAAAGTCGCGGGGCTTGCGATGGGATACCATCCACATGGAGACAGATCCATCCAAGATGCTCTTTCCCAAATGGCACAAGACTTTGCCTTTGCGAATAATTATCCTTTGGTACATGGAGAAGGAACTTTTGGTGATGTCCTTGATCCCAATGCAATTGCATCCCCTCGTTATACAGAAGTCAAACTTTCTGACTTTGCAAAAGACTTAGGTTTTTTTGAAAGTTTGCCTGACATTGATTATGTAAAAAACTACGATGAAACAGAAGACGAACCCATTCATTTTGTAGGAAAGGTTCCTGTCGTTTTACTCAATAACATCCAAGGGATTGCAACGGGTTTCCGTTGTTTTATTCCAGCTCATAAACTGAGTGATGTGATCGAATCCCAAGTCACTTATTTAAAAACTGGTAAACCAAAAAAGATCACTCCATGGTACAAAGGGTACGGTGGAGAAGTGAAATTGTCAAAAAATGACAATGGAAACACTGTGATGTCCACCACATTCGGATTCAAAAAAGAAGACGGGAAATTGTATCTTGTTGATTCTCCGATGAATTGGAACCGAGAAAAAGTGGTGAACTACTTAGATGATTTGATTGAAAGAAAAGACAATTGGTTGAAAGACTACGTGGACCATTCCAGCCAAACCTTCAAAATCGAACTCATTGCTAAAAAAGGCGAAGAACCATCCGAAAAAGAAATTAAAGAACTTTTTACCAAAGAAAACAATGAAGTGCTTACAATCAACGTCATCACTCACGAAGGAAAACTTCGTAACTTTGGTCCAGAAGAGATCATCAAACGGTTTTGTGATTTCCGTAAAACCCATCTCATCCGTCGTTTCAAACGATTGGCGGGACTTGAAAAAGAAAAAATTGATCGAAACTCAGAACTCATTCGCTTCATCAAAGAAAGATGGAACGAAAAAGTAACAGGGATTAAATCCAAAAAAGAATTTGAAGATAAGTTAAAAGCAGCCAAGTTCGTCTACTTCGAATGGTTGAGTTCCATTCCCGTTTATAGAATGACTTTGGAAGAAGTTCGTAAATGCGAAGATGCGATCGTGGAAGCAAAAACCAAATACACCGAATACACAACCTTACAAAAAGATGATAAAAAACTCACTGGTTTTATGACCGATGAGTTAGATGAACTGAAGAAAAAATGGGATCCGAAATAA
- a CDS encoding GNAT family N-acetyltransferase — protein MKPNTINRTERILEVRLAENQLEIERALALRYEVFNLEMGEGLPQSSATRKDRDEYDLYCHHLIVIDKSTDDKKIVGTYRILTRQNAKNGIGFYSENEFDITSIYNLPDEIAEVGRSCVHPDYRDGSVISLLWQGLAEFMNKHNVRYLMGCGSIHSTDASVASQSYGFLKAKDAIAPEEFRVYPNPDYVLPGFDANFYVEDPKTISKNIPPLLKGYLRVGAKICGIPALDSVFGTTDVFILFDRKEITERYAKHYMNA, from the coding sequence ATGAAACCAAATACAATCAACAGAACAGAACGAATCTTAGAAGTTCGTTTGGCAGAGAACCAACTCGAAATCGAAAGAGCCCTAGCACTACGATATGAAGTGTTTAATTTAGAAATGGGAGAAGGTCTGCCACAATCTTCTGCGACGAGAAAAGATCGTGATGAATACGATTTATACTGCCACCATTTGATCGTGATTGATAAATCCACTGACGATAAAAAAATCGTCGGAACTTACAGAATCCTCACACGCCAAAATGCAAAAAACGGAATTGGGTTTTATAGTGAAAACGAATTTGATATTACATCCATTTACAACTTGCCGGATGAAATTGCAGAAGTAGGTCGTTCTTGTGTTCACCCTGATTATCGGGATGGTTCGGTCATTTCTTTGTTATGGCAAGGTCTTGCAGAATTCATGAATAAACATAATGTTCGTTATTTGATGGGTTGTGGTTCCATCCACTCTACTGATGCTTCTGTTGCTTCTCAATCTTACGGTTTTTTAAAAGCAAAAGATGCCATTGCACCAGAGGAATTTAGAGTGTATCCAAATCCAGATTACGTCCTTCCTGGTTTTGATGCCAATTTTTATGTAGAAGATCCAAAAACGATCTCCAAAAATATCCCTCCACTTTTGAAAGGATACCTTCGTGTGGGAGCTAAAATCTGTGGAATTCCTGCACTGGATTCTGTTTTTGGTACTACAGACGTGTTCATTCTTTTCGACCGCAAGGAAATTACGGAGAGATATGCAAAACACTATATGAATGCATGA
- a CDS encoding toprim domain-containing protein, translated as MAQKTEKTSGNSRNFKKLSHVEHVRMRTGMWLGQNSLSTFEQHFFKRDNAGTYEVSHEELSDIPAKIKCLDEACMNCVDEYRKNLNDKAIPEKDKMNKLIVQLSTDRKRVTIQDNGRGIPADNAEGVYLHLMYGENFDDLAKEDHVAGQNGVGISLVRMVSSFFRVKTINGGKAYKKMFSIHDDVKKVIRSFKLSKEDTERVHLYYDEHGTFVDCPLLSADQIKQLKAPCDKTGMTAVVETAKKEDHGTTVEFELNSAYFNNLDTSFNINLVKQYLQDIAMSNPGLEVVFIHKTGKEKYKFKKGFDEIFSNSEMVYYKLDYSDKASASQIHMDTYVVVGQNKNLTWVNSIFCPQGGSAIEYLENRLCDEIRKKSQIVSLEKKLNTQCTRNDVRSCFHMYVNLRILNPRFKSQDKSYLINDLNEDIRKSVDKHLDKLLKKTGLIEEIKMVMERRTQMKQLEDAQKGLRKASRNNIPKLMPPTGKPNDPGRILFVAEGDSAIAGLRPARNPKLHGLFPLRGKPLNCKGMSLAKALQNEEMKNIVAIVGLPLDQKVKSIDELNYDKISIITDADFDGYAIRSLMLSFFYEYWPELFELGFINISAAPLYEVDVKWKDAKKETVFCIDDSDYDKLVARVNKQGAEITRKKRNKGLGETGKEAMKYAVDHCMTTITIGNKKTAKTTQDLWFHKDYAEKRREAISEYSMSVIQD; from the coding sequence ATGGCTCAAAAAACTGAAAAAACCTCAGGAAATTCGCGAAATTTTAAAAAATTATCTCACGTAGAACACGTTCGCATGCGGACAGGGATGTGGCTTGGCCAAAACTCTTTGTCTACCTTTGAACAACATTTTTTCAAAAGAGACAATGCCGGAACGTACGAAGTGTCCCATGAGGAACTATCAGACATTCCAGCTAAAATCAAATGTTTAGATGAAGCTTGTATGAACTGCGTGGATGAATATCGCAAAAACCTAAACGATAAAGCCATTCCCGAAAAAGACAAAATGAACAAACTCATCGTTCAATTGTCTACAGATCGCAAACGAGTGACCATCCAAGACAATGGTCGTGGAATTCCTGCCGACAATGCGGAAGGGGTTTACCTCCACTTGATGTATGGAGAAAACTTTGATGATTTAGCGAAAGAAGACCACGTAGCAGGACAAAATGGTGTGGGGATCTCACTCGTTCGTATGGTCTCTTCTTTCTTTCGAGTCAAAACCATCAATGGTGGCAAAGCATACAAAAAGATGTTTAGCATCCATGATGATGTAAAAAAAGTCATTCGCAGTTTCAAACTTTCAAAAGAAGATACAGAACGTGTTCACTTATATTATGATGAACATGGAACCTTTGTGGATTGTCCTTTGCTTTCCGCAGACCAAATCAAACAACTAAAAGCACCTTGCGACAAAACAGGGATGACCGCCGTTGTAGAAACAGCCAAAAAAGAAGACCACGGGACTACGGTGGAATTTGAACTCAATTCTGCATACTTTAACAACCTGGATACTTCCTTTAACATCAACTTGGTGAAACAATACTTACAAGACATCGCAATGTCTAATCCTGGTTTGGAAGTGGTTTTTATCCACAAAACAGGGAAAGAAAAGTATAAATTCAAAAAAGGTTTTGATGAGATTTTTAGTAACTCTGAGATGGTTTACTATAAATTAGATTATTCTGATAAGGCTTCCGCTTCACAAATCCATATGGATACGTATGTGGTTGTGGGCCAAAACAAAAACCTAACTTGGGTAAACTCAATTTTTTGCCCTCAAGGTGGATCTGCCATTGAGTATTTGGAAAACAGGCTTTGTGATGAGATCCGTAAAAAATCTCAAATTGTCAGTTTAGAAAAAAAACTGAATACACAATGCACTCGTAATGATGTCAGAAGTTGTTTTCACATGTATGTGAACCTTCGGATCCTAAACCCTCGCTTTAAATCCCAGGACAAGTCTTATCTCATCAATGATTTGAATGAAGACATCCGTAAGTCCGTTGACAAACATTTGGACAAACTTTTGAAAAAAACTGGCCTCATCGAAGAAATTAAGATGGTGATGGAGCGCAGAACCCAGATGAAACAGCTCGAGGATGCGCAGAAAGGCCTCCGTAAGGCGTCCCGGAACAATATCCCTAAGCTGATGCCTCCGACAGGCAAACCAAACGATCCAGGCCGAATTCTCTTCGTAGCAGAAGGGGACTCGGCGATTGCGGGACTACGTCCAGCAAGGAATCCTAAATTACACGGACTTTTCCCACTTCGAGGGAAACCACTCAATTGTAAAGGGATGTCTCTTGCCAAGGCATTACAAAACGAAGAGATGAAAAACATCGTCGCCATTGTGGGCCTTCCTCTGGACCAAAAAGTAAAGTCCATTGATGAACTGAACTATGACAAAATTAGTATCATCACCGATGCGGATTTTGACGGGTATGCAATTCGTTCCCTAATGTTATCTTTCTTTTACGAGTATTGGCCAGAGCTCTTTGAGTTAGGTTTTATAAATATCTCTGCGGCACCATTGTATGAAGTGGATGTGAAGTGGAAAGATGCCAAAAAAGAAACTGTTTTCTGTATTGATGACTCCGACTACGACAAGTTAGTTGCACGAGTCAACAAACAAGGTGCGGAAATCACTCGTAAAAAACGGAACAAAGGACTTGGAGAAACAGGGAAAGAAGCCATGAAGTATGCTGTGGATCATTGTATGACCACGATCACCATTGGTAACAAAAAAACTGCCAAAACCACCCAAGACTTATGGTTCCATAAAGATTATGCAGAAAAACGTAGGGAAGCCATTTCCGAATACTCGATGAGTGTGATCCAAGACTAA
- the polA gene encoding DNA polymerase I, with translation MSGRLLIIDGHALAFRAYFAFAASNLTNSKTGLPSGAIFGFWRMLFKLLQDEHVTHIAFTFDPGTRLERNDLYEEYKAHRKPMPEDLKPQIQKIYEMLQALEFPMYKINGIEADDIIGSLCKKFGKDFEEIVILSSDKDLYQVLDKNIHMLRGKRGVSEFEKIDPKWVKTNIGITKEQVTDYMALLGDASDNIPGVKGIGEKGAAKLIQEFGDLETIYKKIDKVKNKSLIDKLIADKENAFLSRKLATIVTNLKLDIKKSDLKLPNYYDPKKVQYFKDEGYNVLHRDLAKQAGIPIVSDGDAKEESETSKKTTKGKKESNTEASADGSKKGKTDAATSVVAKKSYKRIQSIDELKKIVSKLNSKKPISIDTETTSQDPMMAELLGISFSEEPGVAYYIAFSHSESIYSHLLPSAEESLKILKPMLEDSNWKKIGQNIKYDLLVLKNYGIELKGIYFDTMLASYLLNPGERRHNMDDMAVDYLNYKTITYEELVGTGKKKQNLYDIDPDKVSEYACEDADITLQLHNVLSPKMDENIHKKLFYEMEMPVLLTLADMEFEGIAVDKSYFESLSGTFDTKIKEHEKNIHFYAGRQFNVNSTKELQTVLFEDLRLPAEKKTQTGYSTDHSVLESLQGTHPIIDDLLSIRKFSKLKSTYTDTLPLLVNPKTKRIHTSYNQTIAATGRLSSTNPNLQNIPIKDEEGRLLRKGFIAKKGYEILSLDYSQIELRIMAHFSNDPNMIDAYNSGADIHKRTAAGIFGVPEDQVTPDMRNKAKVVNFSVIYGVTSFGLSNNLRISRKEAKEFIEKYFAAYKGVATYMEEIVEFCKQNGYVETLLGRRRYLPDIHSSHKMVSEGAKRVAINSPIQGTSADMIKIAMIQIHEKIKKESFRSKLLLQVHDELVFEVDPKEKKEFFQMAKEEMESAMKLKVPIVVQGKFGGNWDEAH, from the coding sequence ATGAGTGGAAGACTTTTAATCATTGATGGACATGCCCTTGCATTCCGAGCTTATTTTGCCTTTGCCGCTTCTAATTTAACCAATTCCAAAACAGGTCTTCCTAGTGGTGCCATTTTTGGATTTTGGAGGATGTTGTTCAAACTCCTACAAGATGAACATGTGACTCATATTGCATTCACCTTTGACCCAGGCACAAGATTGGAACGAAACGATCTTTATGAAGAATACAAAGCTCACAGAAAACCGATGCCTGAGGATTTAAAACCTCAAATTCAAAAGATATATGAGATGTTACAAGCTCTTGAATTTCCTATGTACAAAATCAATGGGATCGAAGCAGACGATATCATTGGTTCCTTATGTAAAAAATTTGGAAAGGATTTTGAAGAAATCGTGATCTTGTCTAGTGACAAAGATTTATACCAAGTTTTGGACAAAAACATACATATGTTACGTGGGAAACGAGGTGTATCCGAATTTGAAAAAATAGATCCCAAATGGGTCAAAACCAATATTGGTATCACCAAAGAACAAGTAACCGATTACATGGCTTTACTTGGTGATGCTTCAGATAATATCCCTGGTGTCAAAGGGATTGGTGAAAAAGGTGCCGCCAAACTCATCCAAGAATTTGGAGATTTGGAAACCATTTATAAAAAAATTGATAAGGTCAAAAACAAATCCCTCATCGATAAACTTATCGCTGATAAAGAAAATGCATTTTTATCACGGAAGCTGGCAACCATTGTCACCAATCTCAAACTTGATATCAAAAAATCTGACCTAAAACTTCCAAATTATTACGATCCGAAAAAAGTGCAGTATTTCAAGGATGAAGGGTATAATGTCCTTCACCGCGATTTAGCAAAACAAGCAGGGATTCCCATTGTCAGTGATGGTGATGCAAAAGAAGAATCAGAGACTTCTAAAAAAACCACCAAGGGAAAAAAAGAATCGAACACCGAAGCATCTGCAGATGGATCCAAAAAAGGAAAAACTGATGCCGCCACCTCAGTGGTCGCTAAAAAATCATACAAACGGATCCAATCCATCGATGAACTAAAAAAAATAGTCTCCAAACTAAATTCCAAAAAACCCATCTCAATTGATACAGAAACAACATCCCAAGATCCAATGATGGCCGAGTTACTCGGGATCTCTTTTTCAGAAGAGCCTGGTGTTGCCTATTACATTGCATTCTCTCATTCCGAATCCATATATAGCCACCTTCTCCCTTCGGCTGAAGAATCACTGAAGATCCTAAAACCAATGTTAGAAGATTCCAATTGGAAAAAGATTGGTCAAAATATAAAGTATGACCTTCTCGTTCTCAAAAACTATGGGATAGAATTAAAAGGAATTTATTTTGATACCATGCTTGCTTCTTACCTTTTAAACCCAGGGGAAAGAAGGCATAATATGGATGATATGGCAGTTGATTACCTCAACTACAAAACAATCACATACGAAGAGTTAGTTGGAACAGGCAAAAAGAAACAAAACCTATATGATATCGATCCAGATAAAGTATCAGAGTATGCTTGTGAAGACGCTGACATCACCTTACAACTTCACAATGTTCTCTCCCCCAAAATGGACGAGAACATTCATAAAAAATTATTTTATGAGATGGAAATGCCAGTTTTACTCACTTTGGCAGACATGGAATTTGAAGGGATTGCAGTCGATAAATCATACTTTGAATCATTGTCTGGTACATTTGATACCAAAATCAAAGAACATGAAAAGAACATTCATTTTTATGCGGGAAGGCAGTTTAACGTCAATTCTACGAAAGAATTACAAACGGTATTATTTGAAGACTTACGCCTACCAGCTGAAAAAAAAACACAAACGGGATACTCCACAGACCATTCCGTTTTGGAGTCTTTACAGGGAACTCATCCTATCATCGATGATTTACTTTCGATCCGTAAATTTTCAAAATTAAAATCCACTTATACAGACACATTGCCTTTACTTGTGAATCCAAAAACCAAACGAATTCATACAAGTTACAACCAAACCATTGCGGCAACTGGGCGTTTGTCTTCTACCAATCCAAACCTACAAAACATTCCTATCAAAGATGAGGAAGGAAGATTACTTAGAAAAGGATTTATCGCCAAAAAAGGGTATGAGATCTTATCACTTGATTATAGCCAGATTGAACTACGAATCATGGCGCATTTTTCCAATGATCCCAATATGATTGATGCCTACAATTCTGGTGCGGACATTCACAAACGAACTGCTGCAGGGATTTTTGGTGTGCCAGAAGACCAGGTAACACCGGATATGCGAAACAAAGCAAAGGTTGTTAATTTTTCTGTGATTTATGGAGTCACATCCTTTGGCCTATCCAATAATTTAAGGATCAGTCGCAAAGAGGCAAAAGAGTTTATAGAGAAATACTTTGCCGCCTATAAAGGTGTCGCCACCTACATGGAAGAAATTGTAGAATTCTGCAAACAAAATGGCTATGTGGAAACTCTTCTTGGTCGAAGACGTTACCTCCCCGACATCCATTCCTCACATAAAATGGTGAGTGAAGGTGCCAAACGAGTTGCCATCAATTCCCCAATCCAAGGTACATCGGCGGATATGATCAAAATCGCGATGATACAGATTCATGAAAAAATCAAAAAGGAATCGTTTCGTTCCAAACTATTATTACAAGTACACGATGAACTTGTGTTTGAAGTGGACCCAAAAGAAAAAAAAGAATTTTTCCAAATGGCAAAAGAAGAAATGGAATCTGCTATGAAACTCAAAGTACCAATCGTCGTACAAGGGAAGTTTGGTGGAAATTGGGATGAAGCGCATTAG
- a CDS encoding ATP-binding protein produces the protein MTAPSEVIPYLLSPSPGSYAMFLPPDMSSVKQFRQELKRTLLDNGFSFDNIIQIELAADEALTNAVAANVSCDCDETIICRWRIDSAKFTLYILDYGSGLSGESPVPDNDKELLRQNQSQCFSTFLDHIKNHQSKKPDTLPYNGSDQKHKNMGKGLKIINAMMDSVKVMFHGEGMVDEAPAGFKVMGSIIALEYDRSKHL, from the coding sequence TTGACAGCACCATCTGAAGTGATTCCCTATCTGTTAAGCCCATCACCGGGTTCGTACGCCATGTTTTTACCTCCCGATATGTCTTCTGTCAAACAGTTCCGACAGGAACTCAAACGAACTTTGTTAGATAATGGATTTAGCTTCGATAACATCATACAAATCGAGCTCGCCGCTGATGAAGCGCTGACCAATGCCGTGGCTGCCAATGTATCCTGTGACTGTGATGAAACCATCATCTGCCGATGGCGGATTGATTCCGCAAAGTTCACTTTGTACATATTGGATTATGGTTCAGGACTATCAGGTGAGTCTCCTGTTCCTGATAACGATAAAGAATTACTACGACAAAACCAATCCCAATGTTTTTCTACCTTCCTCGATCATATCAAAAACCACCAAAGTAAAAAACCAGATACCCTTCCTTATAATGGTTCCGACCAAAAACATAAGAACATGGGAAAAGGATTGAAAATAATCAATGCCATGATGGACTCCGTTAAAGTAATGTTTCACGGAGAAGGAATGGTAGACGAAGCTCCGGCGGGGTTCAAAGTAATGGGCTCCATCATCGCACTCGAATACGACCGTTCCAAACACTTATAA
- the gltX gene encoding glutamate--tRNA ligase — protein sequence MTEVRTRFAPSPSGFLHVGGARTALFNYLYAKAKKGKFLLRIEDTDQDRSTEASFKIILESLKWLGMEWDEGPGVGGPNGPYTQSERIHIYKEYTDKLIQEKKAYRCFCTAEELEGKKKQADAMGIPYIYDGKCSDLSDAEIGSQLEKKIPFTVRFKTPHKIVIVDDMIQGKVKFESKLIGDFIIVKSDGFPSYNYAVVIDDALMKITHVIRGVGHLSNTPRQILIFEAFGFPLPRFAHASEIVGTDGKKLSKRAGATSVLAFRDLGYSSETMRNYMALLGWTSPDGKEYMSDEELCSVFDVERCSKSPATFDVFKKLKEEEKESVDFNKLTILGLAEYLNPKSKLNWMSNKYIRDTKIETLGKALEPFLKDCQIPEAFKSGENPQLLSILDSVRVYLDRLIQAPPYIEEFFLENLSFENDEAKQLVLEGKGKEVVAEFYRIVKESSLTTPDAYKESMAKVGEITGEKGRTLFMPIRAITTGKSHGLELPILFSLLGQEKMVKRMEQLAGILGISLR from the coding sequence ATGACAGAAGTTCGTACCCGTTTTGCCCCATCCCCCTCCGGATTCCTTCATGTAGGAGGAGCAAGGACTGCCTTATTCAATTATTTGTATGCCAAGGCCAAAAAGGGAAAATTTTTACTACGCATCGAAGATACTGACCAAGACAGATCCACGGAAGCATCTTTTAAAATCATTTTAGAATCTCTTAAATGGTTGGGTATGGAATGGGACGAAGGTCCTGGTGTGGGTGGACCCAACGGACCGTACACGCAATCAGAACGAATTCACATCTACAAAGAATACACTGACAAACTGATCCAAGAAAAAAAAGCATACCGTTGTTTTTGTACAGCGGAAGAACTCGAAGGCAAAAAAAAACAAGCCGACGCCATGGGAATTCCTTACATCTATGATGGAAAATGTTCTGATCTGTCCGATGCAGAAATAGGTTCCCAACTCGAGAAAAAAATTCCCTTTACGGTTCGATTCAAAACACCACACAAAATTGTCATCGTAGATGATATGATCCAAGGGAAAGTGAAATTTGAATCCAAACTCATTGGTGATTTTATCATAGTCAAATCGGATGGATTTCCTTCATATAACTATGCTGTGGTGATCGATGATGCGTTGATGAAGATCACACACGTGATTCGTGGTGTGGGCCATCTCTCTAACACTCCTAGACAAATTTTAATCTTTGAAGCATTTGGATTCCCACTCCCAAGATTTGCTCATGCCAGTGAAATTGTAGGCACTGATGGAAAAAAACTTTCCAAACGTGCCGGTGCCACTTCCGTTCTTGCCTTCCGTGATTTAGGTTACTCCAGCGAAACCATGCGAAACTATATGGCTCTTCTTGGTTGGACTTCTCCTGACGGCAAAGAATACATGAGTGATGAAGAGTTGTGTTCTGTTTTTGATGTGGAACGCTGCTCGAAGTCCCCTGCTACCTTTGATGTCTTCAAAAAACTAAAAGAAGAAGAAAAAGAATCCGTTGATTTTAATAAACTCACGATCCTTGGTCTTGCCGAATACCTAAACCCTAAATCCAAACTCAATTGGATGTCGAACAAATACATCCGTGACACAAAAATTGAAACCCTTGGCAAAGCATTAGAACCTTTTTTAAAAGACTGCCAAATTCCGGAAGCCTTCAAGTCAGGAGAGAACCCACAACTCCTTTCCATCTTAGATTCGGTACGTGTGTATTTGGACCGACTCATCCAAGCCCCTCCTTATATTGAGGAATTCTTTTTGGAAAACCTGTCCTTTGAAAACGATGAAGCCAAACAATTGGTGCTCGAAGGCAAAGGGAAGGAAGTGGTCGCAGAGTTTTACCGCATTGTCAAGGAGAGCTCACTTACCACTCCAGATGCCTATAAGGAATCCATGGCAAAAGTGGGCGAAATCACGGGAGAAAAGGGACGAACTCTTTTTATGCCGATCCGAGCCATCACAACTGGGAAATCCCATGGATTGGAGCTTCCGATTCTCTTTAGCCTACTCGGTCAGGAAAAGATGGTCAAACGGATGGAACAATTGGCGGGCATCTTAGGCATTTCGCTTAGGTAA